The nucleotide window CGACCGAGATTCGATGGTGCAGGTGCTCTTAAATCTACTCGATAACGCCTGTAAATATTCGGATGGAGATAAATGTATTCGGCTGCGGGTTTTTGAAAAGGAACAGGCGGTTTGTTTCGAGGTGGCCGATAACGGCATTGGCATGACCGCCCGCGAGCAGTCAAAAATATTTGACCGATTCTATCAGGTCGATCAGAGCATGACGCGTAAAGTCGGCGGGGCCGGGTTAGGGCTGAGTATCGTCAACTTCATTGTCGGGGCGCACGGTGGTAAAATCGATATTGAAAGCGAACTGGGCAGTGGTTCGGTCTTTACGGTACGCATTCCTTTGAATGGAGATTCTTGATAGAATGAATCACAAGATACATAAAACTTACAAAGTAAGTGAGTCCCTGCTTTTGGTTCTCTTGTGTTGTTTTGTGCATTTTGTGGTAAAAAACTTCACATGGATAAGGAGTTGAGATGGCAGGGGAAACCATACTGATTGTTGAAGACGATGCGGCGATGATGCGCGGGCTGAAGGATAACTTCGAGTATTCCGGCTATAACGTTGTGACGGCCTGCGAAGGCGAGCAGGGGCTCGAAACGGCACTGAACCTGAAGCCGGATCTGATTTTGCTCGACCTCATGTTGCCCGGTATTAACGGCTATGAAATCTGCCGCCTCATCCGCGCCGAAGGAGTCGAAATCCCGATCATCATGCTTACGGCAAAGAGCCAGGAATCGGACATTGTGCTGGGACTGAATATCGGAGCGAACGACTATGTCACGAAACCGTTCAGCATTAAGGAACTGCTCGCCCGGGTGAATGCCATGCTGCGCAACGTCCGTAAGCCGGAGGCGCAGGTCTTCAGTTTTGGCGAATGCGAACTGAACCTGAGTTCGCAAACCTTATCCCGTAGCGGGAAGGCGGTTGAACTGACTCCCAAAGAGCTCGGTCTACTGACCCTGTTTGTGAAACATCCCGGCCAGGCGCTGACGCGCGATCAGATTCTGAATGCCGTGTGGGGGTATGATATCATCGTGACTCAACGCAGTGTGGACCGCTGTATTAACTCATTGCGGCACAAAGTGGGGAATCCGAATCATATCCAGACCGTCCGCGAAATCGGCTACCGCTTCGAGCTGGGGGCTGATTCATAAACACCTGCTCGAAGACTCGCTCAAGACACGAAGCAACGCAAAGAAAAGCAACTTAGAGTGCTTAGTGTCTTTGTGTTTCATTATTGCGTTAGTATGGGGTGCGGTCGGGCTTGTTTTTCCAGCTATTGAATACGTTTTGCGCCTCAGTTTGCAGGTGCTGTTCGGTTTCCAAGGTTCGGACGTTCCAATCTTTGGAAACTTCTTCATAGAGGAATCGGTCGTCGAAACCGGCATCGGCGGCATCGGATTGAGAACCCGCAAAGTAGAGCGCATCGAGCCGGGCCCAGTAGATGGTGGAGAGGCACATGGGGCAGGGCTCGCAGCTGGAATAGATTTCGCATCCCTCGAGCGTGAAGGTTTTCTGCGTTTTACAGGCCTTTCGGATGGCCTCAACTTCTCCATGCGCGGTTGGATCGTTCTGCGAGGTGACGCAGTTCCAGCCTTTGGAAATAATGTTGCCATCTTTCACAATGACGGCTGCAAAAGGGCCTCCGTCACCGGCTTCCATATGTTCTCTGGAGAGCCGGATTGCTTCGCGGAGGAATGATTCTTCGAAGGGCATTACTCTGCGGCAGCTTCTTTCTTCGGCGCTTCCGTTTTTGCGGCAGCTTCTTTCAGGATTTGGGCAACTGCGGCGTGGCCAGCTTTGTCGGCGAACGTTTCGGCCGTGTCGCCATCAATATCCTCGAGGGAGAGGTTGGCCTTGTTTTTCAAGAGGAGCTTGACGTTCTCGGCCTGGCCTTCGGCCGCGGCCCACATGAGGGCTGAAAAGTGTTCGTTGTTGTCGACCATGTTGATCTTGGCACCGCTATCGAGCAGAAGCTGGACGGTCTCGGTCCCGGCGGGAGCACTGGCGGCAAACATGAGCGGAGAGGTGCCAATTTGATCCTGGGCGTTGACGTCCGCACCGGCGTCGATCAGCTTCTTGACGATGTCGGTCTGGCCGTTGAAGGCGGCATACATGAGCACGGTGCGGTTTTCGGGATCGCGCTCGTTGACCTTGTAGCCCTGCTTGAGCGCCTTCTCGACCACGTCGGTTTTTCCGTAGAGGGCGGCCTCGACCACTTCCTGCTGGGTGATGGCGGCGACCGTGTTGGTGGTTTCGGCCCGGACTCCAAGAAGGGTGGAGGCCAGCACGGCGAGGGTCAGGATTCGGATAGGGGTCATGGTGGTTCCTTTTAATAGGGTTTAAGGGGAACATCCGACCACAGTTCCACGGGCAAGGCAAGGGGAATAACGGTTGCGGGATGCGTGGCGGGCCGGTAGACTCCAAGGCGTGGGAAGTGAAAGGAGCCACTACGATGGAAGCGAACAAACGGATCCGGTTTATCGGGTTGCTGGCGGTCGGCCTGCTTCTGGCTGTCGGCGCGGAGGACCGCAAAAGCAATATCACCTCCGCCGATGCCCGCCGGACCGTGGGCGAAGTGGCGGCATTCCAGCAGTTTCCGGCCGACTACCGGCTGGCGCGCATGGGGAGCATCCGGGGCGGGGAGGCCTTCTTCCACATCTTCACAACCTGGCTCAAGGATACGGGGAAGTGGCGGACGCTGGTGTTCGAGAACAGCGGGGCCTACCTGGGCTACTACGAGACCAGCAACGAGCCGGCCGAGCTGGAAAAGTCGGGCATCACCTATCCCGGCCACAGCTATAGCGCCGAGTCTGGCGACAATGCCGAGGGCGAGTTCGACAGCGGCGATTCGCACACCATCGTTTTTTCCACGAACGGGCCGCCGGATCTCGTGAAGTTCGAGGAAAAAACCTTCACCTTTGTTTCGTCCCCCAAGCGCATCCGGCCGGATACCCCCGGCTATCGCTTCGTCCTCGTGGCCAACCGCATGGCCGATTCCATCAACCAGGGCCGCTATCTGCGCATCCGCGACGATTTCAGCGCGCGGGCCCTCGCCAAGCTTTCCGAGGAGCGGACGAAAACCGCCTTTGCCAACCTGCGCCAGCGGCTGGGCAAGATCGAACGCCTCGATGCCCCCTGGGTGCAGCAGGAAAGCATCGCGGTCTTTCCGGTCTCGTTCGAGAAGGGGGTGGTTGGCCTGGAACTTTCGCTGGATGCCGACGACAAGATTAGCGGACTCCGGATTCTGCCCTTCACGACCGCCTTCCCCGAGCTGCCGCCCCACCAGACGGCCCTCACGTTGCCCTACGGAGGGCGGTGGCGCGTGATGTGGGGAGGCGACAACCGGCAGACGAGCAAATATTTCGGCAACCGTGTCCGGCAACATGCGCGCGAGTTCGTGATTGCCGATCGCTATGGGCTGACCTATCTCGAAGAAGGGAAAAAGAACGCCGACTTCTTCGCCTTCGGCCGCCCGGTCGTGGCGCCCGCCGCCGGCGAGGTGATCGCCGTGGTGAACGGGGTGGAGGACAACCGGCCGCGCTCGCCCAACACCTTTGCGGGGCTCGGAAACATGGTGGTCATCCAGCATGCGACCAACGAGGTGTCGGTGATTGGCCACCTGATGAACGACAGCATCCTGGTCAAGACCGGCCAGGTGGTGGCGGTGCGACAGCCCATTGCACGATGCGGCAACTCCGGCGACTCGACCCAACCGAGCATCTACTACCACCTGCAGGACAATCCCGCGCCCGACACCGGCTCGGGTTATCGACCCCAATTCCGCAACGTGCTCATTTGGGATCGTGGCCGGGGGCGGGTCGATGCCAAGCACTCGCCGTCGCGCGGCGAATATGTCGAGCAGCATTCAGCGCCGTAGGGAAACCCCAACGCGGCTTATGCAGGGAAATTAGGCAAAATGATTTAATGCAAAATGTTGAACACGCGACCATCCAACTCGAAGCCAACATTTTGCATTAAATGATTTTGCTATCATCGTTCTGGCGCATAGGGGGGGCGGTTTTCGTTAAACCAGGAAGGCCTTTCCCCTCGGCAACGGGTTGATCCCGAAGCGGGTGGCGAGGGATTGGGCCATGTCGTAGAAGCCTTGGCGGATGCCGAGGCTTTTCCCATCACGCCCCGGTTCGTAGGAAAGCAACGGCACAAATTCGCGCGTGTGGTCGGTGCCCCTGAAGGTGGGGTCGTTCCCGTGGTCGGCGGTCAGCAGCAGCGCATCGCCGGGTTCCAGCTTCGGCAGGAACGAGGCGAGCCACGCGTCGGTTTGCTCCAGTGCCTGCGCATAGCCCGCGGGATCGCGCCGGTGGCCGTAGAGCATGTCGAAGTCGATGAAGTTCGCGAAGATGAGACCGTCGCCCTCCTTCTCCATGAACTGATCGACCACCTTTTGCGACTCCTCGGTATTGCCCGAATGGATGCTCTCCGTAATACCACGGTGCGCCACGATGTCCTCGATCTTGCCGACGGCATAGACGGGGATGCCGGCATCGAACAGGCGTTCGGTAATGAGCGGCTCCTCGGGCGTGAAGGCATAGTCGCGCCGGTCTTCGGTGCGCTCGAAGGCGCCCGGTTTCCCAATGAACGGACGGGCAATCACGCGGCCAACCTTCAGCGGATCGCACAGGCGCCGGGCCATCTCGCAACCGCGGTAGAGCTCGTCAAGCGGGATGGTTTCGTTGTGCGCGGCCAGCTGCATCACCGAGTCGGCGCTGGTATAGGCGATCCACGCGCCGGTGCGCATGTGCTCTTCGCCCAGCTCGTCGATGATCGCGATGCCGCTGGCCGCCTTGTTGCCAATGACCAGGCGACCGGTGGCCGCCTCGAACGCCTCCAGCAGCTCCGGCGGGAAGGAAGGGAACTCCATCGGAAAATTATGGAAGCCCGGATCGATCTCCAATCCGCAGATTTCCC belongs to Pontiella desulfatans and includes:
- a CDS encoding nucleoside deaminase — protein: MPFEESFLREAIRLSREHMEAGDGGPFAAVIVKDGNIISKGWNCVTSQNDPTAHGEVEAIRKACKTQKTFTLEGCEIYSSCEPCPMCLSTIYWARLDALYFAGSQSDAADAGFDDRFLYEEVSKDWNVRTLETEQHLQTEAQNVFNSWKNKPDRTPY
- a CDS encoding ankyrin repeat domain-containing protein, producing MTPIRILTLAVLASTLLGVRAETTNTVAAITQQEVVEAALYGKTDVVEKALKQGYKVNERDPENRTVLMYAAFNGQTDIVKKLIDAGADVNAQDQIGTSPLMFAASAPAGTETVQLLLDSGAKINMVDNNEHFSALMWAAAEGQAENVKLLLKNKANLSLEDIDGDTAETFADKAGHAAVAQILKEAAAKTEAPKKEAAAE
- a CDS encoding peptidoglycan DD-metalloendopeptidase family protein, which codes for MEANKRIRFIGLLAVGLLLAVGAEDRKSNITSADARRTVGEVAAFQQFPADYRLARMGSIRGGEAFFHIFTTWLKDTGKWRTLVFENSGAYLGYYETSNEPAELEKSGITYPGHSYSAESGDNAEGEFDSGDSHTIVFSTNGPPDLVKFEEKTFTFVSSPKRIRPDTPGYRFVLVANRMADSINQGRYLRIRDDFSARALAKLSEERTKTAFANLRQRLGKIERLDAPWVQQESIAVFPVSFEKGVVGLELSLDADDKISGLRILPFTTAFPELPPHQTALTLPYGGRWRVMWGGDNRQTSKYFGNRVRQHAREFVIADRYGLTYLEEGKKNADFFAFGRPVVAPAAGEVIAVVNGVEDNRPRSPNTFAGLGNMVVIQHATNEVSVIGHLMNDSILVKTGQVVAVRQPIARCGNSGDSTQPSIYYHLQDNPAPDTGSGYRPQFRNVLIWDRGRGRVDAKHSPSRGEYVEQHSAP
- a CDS encoding phosphopentomutase — its product is MKVVLIVLDSVGIGAAPDAADYGDGGSATLQHIGEAVGGLKLPTLGKLGLGNIRPDFPIPGIPPAEQPLASFGMMQEASVGKDTITGHWEICGLEIDPGFHNFPMEFPSFPPELLEAFEAATGRLVIGNKAASGIAIIDELGEEHMRTGAWIAYTSADSVMQLAAHNETIPLDELYRGCEMARRLCDPLKVGRVIARPFIGKPGAFERTEDRRDYAFTPEEPLITERLFDAGIPVYAVGKIEDIVAHRGITESIHSGNTEESQKVVDQFMEKEGDGLIFANFIDFDMLYGHRRDPAGYAQALEQTDAWLASFLPKLEPGDALLLTADHGNDPTFRGTDHTREFVPLLSYEPGRDGKSLGIRQGFYDMAQSLATRFGINPLPRGKAFLV
- a CDS encoding response regulator transcription factor, yielding MAGETILIVEDDAAMMRGLKDNFEYSGYNVVTACEGEQGLETALNLKPDLILLDLMLPGINGYEICRLIRAEGVEIPIIMLTAKSQESDIVLGLNIGANDYVTKPFSIKELLARVNAMLRNVRKPEAQVFSFGECELNLSSQTLSRSGKAVELTPKELGLLTLFVKHPGQALTRDQILNAVWGYDIIVTQRSVDRCINSLRHKVGNPNHIQTVREIGYRFELGADS